One window from the genome of bacterium encodes:
- a CDS encoding acyl-CoA reductase — MSAPNAEQLKQRIDALRNAWELTLCDMSPEKIIMTMSKVSRMWQKDGRWYPRAMEAKSRYPFDMVKPSLERFLRGMEGSEVNSTLYHDWRSVGASSYLFKKVNEIGYPVSAHILAGNVPLLGWENIVASLIAHSCPFLKLSSQETAWVPLLVDSIREVDPKLAQCIDFEVWPGAEGPTAELLSQADCVVAYGSDETITTLRDMTPTSSPFYGYANRFSAAWISQKEANERSAALLAQDCSRYFQLGCLSPQIVFVEGDSLAYAELLAGKIEAEISAYPVDLTFDEAVSVRREREAANFVACSRQWGDPKLTWTVIHSDKPIWNLLGVFGTTNICPVSSIEQAVEQLKPYNARMQAIGYARKLSKETKAVLNYLNVPLICPIGTMQTPPFGWHADGRSLLLSLLQRSEIEW, encoded by the coding sequence ATGAGCGCGCCAAACGCCGAGCAATTGAAACAAAGAATAGATGCCCTGCGAAATGCCTGGGAGCTTACGCTTTGCGATATGTCTCCTGAAAAGATCATCATGACTATGAGCAAGGTATCTCGCATGTGGCAAAAAGACGGGCGTTGGTATCCAAGAGCGATGGAAGCTAAGTCTCGTTATCCCTTCGATATGGTCAAACCATCACTGGAGCGTTTTCTAAGGGGCATGGAAGGCTCTGAAGTCAACAGCACGCTTTATCATGATTGGCGGAGCGTGGGAGCTTCCTCGTATTTATTTAAAAAAGTGAATGAGATTGGATATCCGGTTTCAGCACATATCCTCGCAGGGAATGTGCCTCTTCTTGGATGGGAAAATATCGTAGCTTCTCTAATAGCTCATTCATGTCCCTTTTTGAAGCTCTCTTCTCAGGAAACAGCCTGGGTGCCACTTTTGGTTGATAGCATCCGCGAGGTTGACCCCAAACTAGCTCAATGTATCGATTTTGAAGTTTGGCCAGGAGCGGAAGGTCCCACTGCAGAGTTACTTTCTCAAGCCGATTGCGTTGTCGCTTATGGCTCAGATGAAACAATCACCACTTTACGCGACATGACCCCAACCTCGTCCCCATTTTATGGTTATGCCAACCGATTTTCGGCAGCATGGATTTCTCAAAAAGAAGCCAATGAACGCTCGGCGGCGCTTCTTGCTCAGGATTGCTCGCGATACTTTCAGCTCGGATGTCTATCACCTCAAATCGTCTTTGTAGAAGGTGATTCACTAGCGTACGCTGAACTGTTGGCAGGCAAAATTGAAGCCGAAATAAGCGCATACCCTGTCGATCTAACTTTTGATGAGGCAGTAAGCGTTCGCCGCGAACGGGAAGCTGCGAATTTCGTCGCTTGTTCTCGCCAATGGGGTGACCCAAAACTAACCTGGACGGTTATTCATTCAGACAAGCCTATTTGGAACCTCCTTGGCGTTTTCGGCACTACCAATATCTGCCCAGTAAGTTCCATCGAACAAGCTGTAGAGCAGTTAAAGCCATATAATGCGCGTATGCAGGCTATAGGCTATGCCAGAAAGCTATCTAAAGAGACCAAGGCAGTGCTGAATTATTTAAATGTCCCCCTAATTTGTCCGATCGGCACGATGCAAACCCCGCCTTTTGGATGGCATGCTGACGGACGTTCGCTTTTGTTGTCTTTGCTTCAAAGGAGTGAAATTGAATGGTGA